In Bifidobacterium sp. ESL0745, one DNA window encodes the following:
- a CDS encoding prephenate dehydrogenase/arogenate dehydrogenase family protein — MVTSVGIVGLGLIGGSLARRLAAHDVEVIAWNHTDRPYADARKDGIDCVATLEALAAAKPEVLFLCNPLKAMPEMLARLAPVLDREATTLSDVGSVKAMVRSQVVEAGLADCYVGAHPMAGTEFSGFAASDPAIYKDALWALSVDKKTDYERFLKVATLITGVVGNRIIVLDDQTHDRAAAMISHAPHVVSTAFINELSESPDRNIAAALAAGSWRDMTRVALTDPERTRAMIEEDANNVEALLRDLARRLTAFADDLDARDDAALTRFFEAGQPFRDYKIRQRENESHLPWEFDQRADDCAVESQSVALQKSERTVIPIPKSAWQRTFLDSARRGEHVIRFIQPWQVEVETRSAI; from the coding sequence GTGGTGACATCGGTCGGAATCGTAGGCTTGGGGCTTATCGGCGGTTCGCTGGCAAGACGTCTGGCTGCCCATGACGTCGAGGTGATCGCTTGGAACCATACCGACAGGCCGTATGCCGACGCGCGCAAGGACGGGATTGACTGCGTCGCGACGCTTGAAGCGTTGGCCGCCGCCAAGCCAGAAGTGCTGTTTCTGTGCAATCCGCTGAAAGCCATGCCCGAAATGCTTGCCCGCCTTGCCCCGGTACTCGACCGCGAGGCGACCACGCTGAGCGATGTCGGCAGTGTCAAGGCAATGGTGCGTTCCCAAGTCGTAGAGGCTGGTCTTGCCGATTGCTACGTCGGCGCGCATCCGATGGCCGGTACCGAATTTTCGGGGTTTGCCGCCAGTGATCCCGCCATCTACAAGGACGCGCTTTGGGCACTCAGCGTTGACAAAAAGACCGACTACGAGCGTTTTTTGAAGGTTGCCACTTTGATTACCGGGGTGGTCGGCAACCGAATCATCGTTCTGGACGACCAGACACACGACCGCGCCGCCGCGATGATCTCGCATGCGCCGCACGTCGTTTCCACTGCGTTCATCAATGAGTTGAGCGAGAGCCCCGACCGCAACATCGCGGCCGCGCTTGCCGCGGGTTCCTGGCGGGACATGACCCGCGTGGCCCTGACCGACCCGGAGCGCACGCGGGCGATGATCGAGGAGGATGCCAACAATGTTGAGGCGCTGTTGCGTGATTTGGCCAGGCGCCTGACAGCATTCGCCGACGACCTTGACGCCCGTGACGACGCTGCGTTGACCCGCTTTTTCGAAGCCGGGCAACCATTCCGGGACTACAAAATACGCCAGCGCGAAAACGAATCACATCTGCCGTGGGAATTTGACCAGCGTGCCGATGACTGTGCGGTTGAGAGTCAATCCGTAGCACTGCAGAAAAGCGAACGTACCGTCATTCCGATTCCCAAATCGGCGTGGCAACGTACCTTCCTTGATTCTGCGCGCCGAGGCGAACACGTGATACGCTTCATTCAGCCGTGGCAGGTAGAAGTCGAGACTCGTTCCGCTATCTGA
- the typA gene encoding translational GTPase TypA, whose product MAVRGDIRNVAIVAHVDHGKTTLVNAMLQQSHVFSEREEVPDRVMDSNDLEREKGITILAKNTAVQYTGPLAAKYGEPQGITINVIDTPGHADFGGEVERGISMVDGVVLLVDASEGPLPQTRFVLRKALEAKLPVILCINKVDRPDARISEVVSETTDLLLGLAQDVTEEGVDLDIDSLLDLPVIYCAAKAGYASRNQPKDGGLPDNKDLEPLFDTIISNIPAPEYTEGAPLQAHVTNIDASDYLGRLGLVRIYNGTLKKGKQYGLSRVDGSLENFKLTEILRTQGLDRTPVEEAGPGDIVAVAGVNDIMIGETIVDPNDPKPLPLIHVDDPAISMTFGVNDSPLAGREGKDHKLTARMIKDRLDKELIGNVSIKVLPTDRPDTWEVQGRGELALAILAEQMRREGYELTVGRPQVVTKTIDGKLNEPMENDTIDVPEEYMGAVTQLMADRKGRMDSMSNHGSGWVRLQFTVPSRGLIGFRTALLTATRGTGISSSISAGYAPWAGEIVTRQNGSMVSDRAGVATPYAMQRLQARGNFFVEPQSNVYEGQVVGINNKPDELDVNVTLAKHMTNMRSSTADVLETLTPPIKMSLEEALDFANEDECVEVTPEAIRVRKVILDRDEWYKWHARQRRQNASKANQ is encoded by the coding sequence ATGGCGGTACGTGGTGATATTCGAAATGTGGCGATCGTGGCTCATGTCGATCACGGCAAGACCACGCTGGTCAACGCGATGCTTCAGCAGTCGCATGTGTTCAGCGAACGTGAGGAAGTGCCGGACCGTGTGATGGATTCCAACGATCTCGAGCGTGAGAAGGGCATCACCATCCTTGCCAAGAACACCGCCGTGCAATATACCGGCCCCCTGGCCGCCAAGTACGGCGAGCCGCAAGGCATCACCATCAACGTCATCGACACCCCCGGCCACGCCGATTTCGGCGGCGAGGTCGAGCGTGGCATCTCCATGGTCGACGGCGTCGTGCTGCTGGTCGACGCTTCGGAAGGCCCGCTGCCGCAGACCCGTTTCGTGCTGCGCAAGGCGCTGGAAGCCAAACTGCCGGTGATTCTGTGCATCAACAAGGTCGACCGTCCCGATGCGCGCATCAGCGAAGTCGTCAGCGAGACCACCGATCTGCTGCTCGGCCTGGCGCAGGACGTCACCGAGGAAGGTGTCGACCTTGATATCGACTCCCTGCTTGACCTGCCGGTCATCTATTGCGCCGCGAAGGCCGGCTACGCCTCGCGCAACCAGCCCAAGGACGGAGGCCTGCCGGACAACAAGGATCTTGAGCCGCTCTTCGATACCATCATCTCCAACATCCCTGCGCCGGAATATACCGAAGGCGCGCCGCTTCAGGCGCACGTCACCAACATCGACGCTTCCGATTATCTTGGCCGCCTCGGTTTGGTCCGTATCTACAACGGCACCCTCAAGAAGGGCAAGCAGTATGGCCTTTCCCGCGTCGACGGCTCGCTCGAGAACTTCAAGCTGACCGAGATCCTGCGTACGCAGGGCCTCGACCGCACGCCGGTCGAAGAGGCCGGCCCCGGCGATATCGTCGCTGTCGCAGGCGTCAACGATATCATGATCGGCGAGACCATCGTCGACCCCAACGATCCGAAGCCGCTGCCGTTGATCCACGTCGACGACCCCGCCATCTCCATGACCTTCGGCGTCAACGATTCCCCGCTGGCCGGCCGTGAGGGCAAGGACCACAAGCTCACCGCCCGCATGATCAAGGACAGGCTCGACAAGGAACTGATCGGCAACGTTTCCATCAAGGTGCTGCCCACCGACCGTCCCGATACCTGGGAGGTGCAGGGTCGTGGCGAACTCGCGCTCGCCATCTTGGCCGAGCAGATGCGCCGCGAAGGTTATGAGCTGACCGTCGGCCGTCCGCAGGTGGTCACCAAGACCATCGACGGCAAGCTCAACGAACCTATGGAGAACGACACCATCGACGTACCCGAGGAATATATGGGCGCCGTCACTCAACTCATGGCCGACCGCAAGGGCCGTATGGACTCGATGTCGAACCATGGTTCCGGCTGGGTCCGTCTGCAGTTCACGGTTCCTTCCCGTGGCCTGATCGGCTTCCGTACCGCGCTTTTGACCGCTACCCGCGGCACCGGCATCTCCAGCTCCATTTCCGCCGGATATGCCCCATGGGCGGGCGAGATCGTGACCCGCCAGAACGGCTCCATGGTCTCCGACCGCGCCGGCGTCGCCACCCCGTACGCCATGCAGCGCTTGCAGGCTCGTGGCAACTTCTTCGTCGAGCCGCAGTCCAACGTCTATGAGGGTCAGGTCGTCGGCATCAACAACAAGCCCGACGAGCTCGATGTCAACGTCACGCTGGCCAAGCACATGACCAACATGCGTTCCTCCACCGCCGATGTGCTCGAAACACTCACCCCGCCGATCAAGATGAGCCTTGAAGAGGCGCTTGATTTCGCCAACGAGGACGAGTGCGTCGAGGTCACCCCCGAGGCGATCCGCGTGCGCAAGGTCATTCTCGACCGTGACGAATGGTACAAGTGGCACGCCCGTCAGCGTCGCCAAAACGCCAGCAAGGCCAATCAATAG
- a CDS encoding DUF6725 family protein, producing MPLPKSIPAGARLMVRTLDGRDEQTGCLQYRDFIGHVRSWDRYTLCITRDASANGSRPAYDVDIPRDVIVALKPIPERKRPGQAENKPATQ from the coding sequence ATGCCGCTGCCAAAATCCATCCCCGCCGGGGCCCGTCTGATGGTGCGCACGCTTGACGGCCGTGACGAGCAAACAGGCTGTTTGCAATACCGAGACTTCATCGGCCATGTGCGTTCGTGGGACAGGTACACGCTTTGCATCACACGAGACGCGTCAGCCAACGGTTCACGACCTGCATATGACGTTGATATCCCCCGTGACGTCATCGTCGCGCTAAAGCCGATTCCCGAACGGAAACGACCGGGACAGGCGGAAAACAAACCGGCCACGCAATAA
- a CDS encoding tyrosine recombinase XerC, with amino-acid sequence MEYEQQTERFLAFLKANRGLSDNTVKAYRSDLLECLGFLSDSGVSNLDNVRLEDLRGWMAHESPDHARSSMARKTVAVRNFFAWADEHDLIATDPAATLMTPKIAQTLPTVLNETQAERLMDTVDDDCVQKLEDPGKTKKDRAEATASKRKPVDEALALRDAAMVELLYATGIRVAELTGLDVTDISFDTRTVRVTGKGDKQRVVPFGAPAMRSLERWLGSEGRPAFVKNEKSGNALFLGTRGARIDQRIVRQVVHRKAEEAGVPDIGPHALRHSTATHLLDGGADLREVQEMLGHSSLKTTQRYTHVSIGQLKSRYDQAFPRA; translated from the coding sequence ATGGAATATGAGCAACAAACAGAACGGTTCCTGGCTTTCCTCAAGGCCAATCGAGGGCTTTCGGACAACACCGTCAAGGCCTACCGCTCAGATTTGCTGGAATGCCTTGGTTTTCTTTCCGATTCCGGCGTATCCAACTTGGACAACGTGAGGTTGGAAGACCTGCGTGGCTGGATGGCGCACGAATCGCCCGACCACGCCCGCAGTTCAATGGCACGTAAAACGGTTGCGGTGCGCAACTTCTTTGCATGGGCGGACGAACACGATCTCATTGCCACTGACCCCGCGGCGACACTGATGACCCCGAAGATCGCGCAGACACTGCCTACCGTTTTAAATGAGACACAGGCCGAACGGCTGATGGACACCGTCGATGACGATTGCGTCCAAAAGCTCGAAGATCCGGGAAAAACCAAGAAGGATCGAGCCGAAGCCACAGCGTCGAAACGGAAGCCCGTCGATGAGGCGCTTGCACTGCGCGATGCCGCGATGGTGGAGCTGCTCTATGCCACGGGCATCCGCGTGGCCGAACTTACAGGGCTGGATGTCACTGATATCTCGTTTGATACCAGAACCGTGCGTGTCACTGGCAAAGGCGACAAGCAGCGCGTCGTGCCGTTCGGGGCACCGGCAATGCGCTCGCTGGAACGTTGGCTCGGCAGCGAGGGGCGTCCTGCGTTCGTCAAGAATGAAAAATCAGGAAATGCACTGTTTTTGGGTACCCGTGGAGCCCGCATTGACCAGCGGATCGTGCGTCAGGTGGTGCACCGCAAGGCCGAAGAGGCGGGTGTGCCCGATATCGGGCCGCATGCATTGCGCCACAGCACCGCCACCCATTTGCTTGACGGCGGTGCGGATCTGCGTGAGGTCCAGGAGATGCTCGGTCATTCCTCTCTGAAGACCACCCAACGTTACACGCATGTTTCCATCGGGCAACTGAAATCTCGATATGATCAGGCATTTCCGCGTGCATAA
- a CDS encoding alcohol dehydrogenase, with product MTSPAVSAKTAAQKADLPWSYQYNAWIRALICVVAGIVVGVCGTLVHRLGAQYNAPVGLVLALLIVGISAWSSRARSGVVGLGLHMIVSSGVVAVASATAMSGDILVPMGFYSSTIPFFSQYAGWFWFFGMIVIQIVMVFLPRRWFVIPVLKKSSAAHRSDMAIAAACDKAARQ from the coding sequence ATGACTTCTCCTGCTGTATCAGCTAAAACCGCCGCGCAAAAAGCGGATCTGCCGTGGTCATATCAATACAATGCATGGATTCGTGCGCTGATTTGTGTGGTGGCAGGAATCGTGGTCGGAGTGTGTGGCACGCTGGTGCACCGGCTGGGAGCACAATACAATGCACCAGTCGGTTTGGTATTGGCTTTGCTGATTGTCGGCATCTCGGCTTGGAGTTCTCGCGCCCGCAGTGGGGTAGTGGGGTTGGGATTGCATATGATTGTTTCCTCTGGCGTCGTCGCCGTGGCATCGGCCACCGCGATGTCCGGCGATATTCTGGTGCCTATGGGTTTCTACAGCTCAACCATTCCATTCTTTAGTCAGTACGCCGGCTGGTTCTGGTTCTTCGGCATGATCGTTATCCAGATCGTGATGGTCTTCCTGCCGCGTCGCTGGTTTGTCATTCCCGTATTGAAAAAATCTTCGGCAGCCCACCGCAGTGATATGGCGATTGCCGCGGCTTGCGATAAGGCAGCACGGCAATGA
- a CDS encoding prephenate dehydratase domain-containing protein: protein MSAVNTDVAGNGVGQIGRHEPKTFLFLGPEGSFTHQAAVNAAQAFGGQHRHIELAARQNVPNIIRDVEAGLGWGVIAWENSVEGYVVPNLDAVIDARNVAGLARLGIEIAFDAFVCPEKTQEDRTVANKPSIDTGSSNSIDSIEDLASSVEGHDTRGSVRENLALNDITLHEATAHPHGLAQCTRFISEHDLTPVPSSSNAAACRDVRPGQVALGPSICGSLYGLQTLAHNVQDFGGAKTDFLVVAPRNEVRRVLQAKRESDVIDFETIIAVIPLSTGPGVIANLLDAVRDEGLNMTSLMSRPIKGNAGTYSFIITLDAAPWQPNFSRLLHQIVSKGDWVKTLAVYPRGEHPNPPVDTWMLPQGGICRRREHDMVAGSVDGSTDTDQVSDVKRAKEERELLW from the coding sequence ATGAGCGCCGTAAACACCGACGTAGCGGGCAATGGCGTGGGGCAAATTGGGCGACACGAGCCGAAAACGTTCCTTTTCTTAGGCCCGGAAGGTTCATTCACCCATCAGGCGGCGGTGAACGCAGCACAAGCATTTGGCGGGCAGCATCGTCATATCGAGCTTGCTGCCAGGCAGAACGTTCCGAACATCATCCGAGATGTAGAGGCCGGTTTGGGTTGGGGGGTTATCGCTTGGGAGAACAGTGTCGAGGGCTATGTCGTGCCGAATCTTGATGCCGTCATCGACGCAAGGAACGTGGCTGGTTTGGCCAGGCTGGGCATTGAGATCGCGTTCGATGCGTTCGTTTGTCCGGAAAAGACACAAGAGGATCGTACCGTTGCCAACAAACCGAGCATCGACACGGGTTCATCCAACAGTATCGATTCAATAGAAGATCTCGCGTCATCCGTCGAAGGGCATGATACTCGTGGTTCTGTTCGCGAGAACCTTGCCTTGAACGACATCACTCTGCATGAGGCCACTGCGCACCCGCACGGTCTGGCACAATGCACGCGATTTATCAGCGAACACGATCTGACACCGGTGCCGTCATCCTCAAACGCGGCCGCGTGCCGCGATGTCCGGCCTGGCCAGGTGGCGTTGGGGCCGTCGATATGCGGCAGCCTGTATGGTCTACAAACGCTTGCACACAATGTACAGGATTTTGGCGGCGCCAAAACCGACTTCCTCGTGGTGGCTCCGCGCAACGAGGTCCGTCGCGTTTTACAGGCCAAGCGCGAAAGCGACGTTATCGATTTCGAGACGATCATCGCGGTGATACCGCTGAGTACCGGTCCCGGCGTCATCGCCAACCTGCTTGATGCCGTACGCGACGAAGGGCTCAATATGACCAGCCTCATGTCACGGCCCATCAAAGGCAACGCCGGTACCTACAGCTTTATCATCACACTCGACGCCGCCCCCTGGCAGCCCAATTTCAGCCGGCTGCTTCACCAGATCGTGTCCAAAGGCGATTGGGTCAAGACCCTGGCTGTCTATCCGCGTGGTGAACACCCGAATCCACCGGTCGACACATGGATGCTGCCGCAAGGCGGGATATGCCGCAGGCGCGAACATGATATGGTGGCCGGTTCCGTCGATGGCAGTACCGACACGGATCAGGTTTCAGATGTAAAAAGGGCCAAAGAGGAAAGGGAATTGCTGTGGTGA